A stretch of the Bos indicus isolate NIAB-ARS_2022 breed Sahiwal x Tharparkar chromosome 13, NIAB-ARS_B.indTharparkar_mat_pri_1.0, whole genome shotgun sequence genome encodes the following:
- the RBM38 gene encoding RNA-binding protein 38 isoform X7, with product MLLQPAPCAPSAGFSRPPAAPGAMHGSQKDTTFTKIFVGGLPYHTTDASLRKYFEGFGDIEEAVVITDRQTGKSRGYGFVTMADRAAAERACKDPNPNIDGRKANVNLAYLGAKPRSLQTGFAIGVQQVPPTLIQRTYGIIAHLQ from the exons ATGCTGCTGCAGCCCGCGCCGTGCGCCCCGAGCGCGGGCTTCTCGCGGCCCCCGGCCGCCCCCGGCGCCATGCACGGCTCGCAGAAGGACACCACGTTCACCAAGATTTTCGTGGGCGGCCTGCCCTACCATACCACCGACGCCTCGCTCAGGAAGTACTTCGAGGGCTTCGGGGACATCGAGGAGGCCGTGGTCATCACCGACCGCCAGACGGGCAAGTCTCGCGGATACGGCTTC GTGACCATGGCCGACCGGGCAGCCGCAGAGAGGGCTTGCAAAGACCCTAACCCCAACATCGATGGTCGCAAGGCAAACGTGAACTTGGCCTATCTGGGTGCCAAGCCGCGCAGCCTCCAGACGG GCTTTGCCATCGGCGTGCAACAGGTGCCCCCTACTTTGATCCAGCGGACTTACGG
- the RBM38 gene encoding RNA-binding protein 38 isoform X3, which yields MCSKRAVTGQSSPSSEVEPLPPAACAGGTGQGGQVGKEGRSPTCQLSSPEGGSGSQSWSSGGRKPSGCCPSAPWAPFGWEFWGSGFAIGVQQVPPTLIQRTYGLTPHYIYPQAIVQPSVVIPAAPVPPLSSPYIEYTPASPAYAQYPPATYDQYPYAASPATAASFVGYSYPAAVPQALSAAAPAGTTFLQYQPPQLQPDRMQ from the exons ATGTGCTCCAAGAGAGCCGTCACAGGGCAGTCATCCCCCAGCTCGGAAGTTGAACCCCTTCCTCCGGCTGCGTGTGCCGGTGGGACAGGGCAAGGAGGGCAGGTCGGCAAGGAGGGCAGGTCACCCACTTGTCAGCTGTCCTCACCGGAGGGAGGAAGTGGGTCCCAGAGCTGGAGCTCCGGAGGGCGCAAGCCCAGTGGCTGCTGCCCCTCAGCTCCATGGGCCCCCTTTGGCTGGGAGTTCTGGGGTTCAG GCTTTGCCATCGGCGTGCAACAGGTGCCCCCTACTTTGATCCAGCGGACTTACGG GCTGACCCCCCACTACATCTACCCACAAGCCATCGTCCAGCCCAGCGTGGTGATCCCAGCCGCCCCGGTTCCACCTCTGTCCTCGCCTTACATCGAGTACACGCCGGCCAGCCCGGCCTATGCCCAGTACCCACCGGCCACCTATGACCAGTACCCGTACGCCGCCTCGCCCGCCACAGCCGCCAGCTTCGTGGGCTACAGCTACCCGGCCGCCGTGCCCCAGGCCCTCTCGGCTGCGGCTCCCGCGGGCACCACCTTCCTGCAGTACCAGCCTCCACAGCTGCAGCCTGACCGGATGCAGTGA
- the RBM38 gene encoding RNA-binding protein 38 isoform X2 gives MLLQPAPCAPSAGFSRPPAAPGAMHGSQKDTTFTKIFVGGLPYHTTDASLRKYFEGFGDIEEAVVITDRQTGKSRGYGFVTMADRAAAERACKDPNPNIDGRKANVNLAYLGAKPRSLQTGFAIGVQQVPPTLIQRTYGLTPHYIYPQAIVQPSVVIPAAPVPPLSSPYIEYTPASPAYAQYPPATYDQYPYAASPATAASFVGYSYPAAVPQALSAAAPAGTTFLQYQPPQLQPDRMQ, from the exons ATGCTGCTGCAGCCCGCGCCGTGCGCCCCGAGCGCGGGCTTCTCGCGGCCCCCGGCCGCCCCCGGCGCCATGCACGGCTCGCAGAAGGACACCACGTTCACCAAGATTTTCGTGGGCGGCCTGCCCTACCATACCACCGACGCCTCGCTCAGGAAGTACTTCGAGGGCTTCGGGGACATCGAGGAGGCCGTGGTCATCACCGACCGCCAGACGGGCAAGTCTCGCGGATACGGCTTC GTGACCATGGCCGACCGGGCAGCCGCAGAGAGGGCTTGCAAAGACCCTAACCCCAACATCGATGGTCGCAAGGCAAACGTGAACTTGGCCTATCTGGGTGCCAAGCCGCGCAGCCTCCAGACGG GCTTTGCCATCGGCGTGCAACAGGTGCCCCCTACTTTGATCCAGCGGACTTACGG GCTGACCCCCCACTACATCTACCCACAAGCCATCGTCCAGCCCAGCGTGGTGATCCCAGCCGCCCCGGTTCCACCTCTGTCCTCGCCTTACATCGAGTACACGCCGGCCAGCCCGGCCTATGCCCAGTACCCACCGGCCACCTATGACCAGTACCCGTACGCCGCCTCGCCCGCCACAGCCGCCAGCTTCGTGGGCTACAGCTACCCGGCCGCCGTGCCCCAGGCCCTCTCGGCTGCGGCTCCCGCGGGCACCACCTTCCTGCAGTACCAGCCTCCACAGCTGCAGCCTGACCGGATGCAGTGA
- the RBM38 gene encoding RNA-binding protein 38 isoform X1, whose translation MLLQPAPCAPSAGFSRPPAAPGAMHGSQKDTTFTKIFVGGLPYHTTDASLRKYFEGFGDIEEAVVITDRQTGKSRGYGFVTMADRAAAERACKDPNPNIDGRKANVNLAYLGAKPRSLQTGESFAIGVQQVPPTLIQRTYGLTPHYIYPQAIVQPSVVIPAAPVPPLSSPYIEYTPASPAYAQYPPATYDQYPYAASPATAASFVGYSYPAAVPQALSAAAPAGTTFLQYQPPQLQPDRMQ comes from the exons ATGCTGCTGCAGCCCGCGCCGTGCGCCCCGAGCGCGGGCTTCTCGCGGCCCCCGGCCGCCCCCGGCGCCATGCACGGCTCGCAGAAGGACACCACGTTCACCAAGATTTTCGTGGGCGGCCTGCCCTACCATACCACCGACGCCTCGCTCAGGAAGTACTTCGAGGGCTTCGGGGACATCGAGGAGGCCGTGGTCATCACCGACCGCCAGACGGGCAAGTCTCGCGGATACGGCTTC GTGACCATGGCCGACCGGGCAGCCGCAGAGAGGGCTTGCAAAGACCCTAACCCCAACATCGATGGTCGCAAGGCAAACGTGAACTTGGCCTATCTGGGTGCCAAGCCGCGCAGCCTCCAGACGGGTGAGA GCTTTGCCATCGGCGTGCAACAGGTGCCCCCTACTTTGATCCAGCGGACTTACGG GCTGACCCCCCACTACATCTACCCACAAGCCATCGTCCAGCCCAGCGTGGTGATCCCAGCCGCCCCGGTTCCACCTCTGTCCTCGCCTTACATCGAGTACACGCCGGCCAGCCCGGCCTATGCCCAGTACCCACCGGCCACCTATGACCAGTACCCGTACGCCGCCTCGCCCGCCACAGCCGCCAGCTTCGTGGGCTACAGCTACCCGGCCGCCGTGCCCCAGGCCCTCTCGGCTGCGGCTCCCGCGGGCACCACCTTCCTGCAGTACCAGCCTCCACAGCTGCAGCCTGACCGGATGCAGTGA
- the RBM38 gene encoding RNA-binding protein 38 isoform X6, with translation MLLQPAPCAPSAGFSRPPAAPGAMHGSQKDTTFTKIFVGGLPYHTTDASLRKYFEGFGDIEEAVVITDRQTGKSRGYGFVTMADRAAAERACKDPNPNIDGRKANVNLAYLGAKPRSLQTGESFAIGVQQVPPTLIQRTYGIIAHLQ, from the exons ATGCTGCTGCAGCCCGCGCCGTGCGCCCCGAGCGCGGGCTTCTCGCGGCCCCCGGCCGCCCCCGGCGCCATGCACGGCTCGCAGAAGGACACCACGTTCACCAAGATTTTCGTGGGCGGCCTGCCCTACCATACCACCGACGCCTCGCTCAGGAAGTACTTCGAGGGCTTCGGGGACATCGAGGAGGCCGTGGTCATCACCGACCGCCAGACGGGCAAGTCTCGCGGATACGGCTTC GTGACCATGGCCGACCGGGCAGCCGCAGAGAGGGCTTGCAAAGACCCTAACCCCAACATCGATGGTCGCAAGGCAAACGTGAACTTGGCCTATCTGGGTGCCAAGCCGCGCAGCCTCCAGACGGGTGAGA GCTTTGCCATCGGCGTGCAACAGGTGCCCCCTACTTTGATCCAGCGGACTTACGG